From Coffea arabica cultivar ET-39 chromosome 2e, Coffea Arabica ET-39 HiFi, whole genome shotgun sequence, the proteins below share one genomic window:
- the LOC113729930 gene encoding structural maintenance of chromosomes flexible hinge domain-containing protein GMI1-like isoform X2 gives MDSRTPQSRPNKRPIDKDSSQGRSIKRFFPAEGDQLSAEKVFKFRVLLPNGTSVDLNLRRPGAEMTLEEFVHTVKREYFSVVRQTEASKPRSSINWSSQDFHLFDANANPISKKLVLNNFRRNSKNPNILLLQDGSAEIGKYENMWDLTPDTDLLRELPEHYTFETALADLIDNSLQAVWSNGRNERRLIRVELAQDKIEIFDTGPGMDGSDENSIAKWGKIGASLHRLAREQGIESKPPYLAPLFGMYGYGGPFATMHLGRRALISSKTKRSKKVYMLHLERESLLSSSSGQTWRANGGLRDADKDELEKASHGSFTKCDELSRTGKTQMPIEFQVNGIGLAEILGGEVAVTNVNSCNGPDFTLQLHLTKDASQATSSSNPGYTAPREANARLKCVYFPITQGKESIDKILEELKRDGCGNTEDFKTFSRVSVRRLGRLLPDARWVLLPFMEPKHKKGEHGQILKRCCYRVKCFIDTDAGFKPTPSKTDLAHQNPYTIALKSFGKKHLEKEKDVHIEINKDGKELNLAKLEKLYEDWIISMHKKYDEEIGSGNDEPTFVVNPSDKQELGISSKVIRVHKVFRRKGAIWKSGQKIKILKGAYVGHHKTNSYATLEFVILEGWEGDAGGEARLICRPISIPDESGCRLVFYNENPSIKIGGSISLPVNVIDSGKCVTIDDAEWENQLQKHSLKVPSSISLLSAKDCQELGIGGALPDNVVCAGCDPPEEIVAVVRPASFSCAVKSKNLDRKYIVQDELEMTMDIKFRAVHVDSDNINIFSMKVTPSIWEDCRGFYIFQLGNKRPNLFQKAGLYTFLFCVKGRRGLTFEKKVKVRALSKAGSWRPNEQQKHLNTENASVRTPCSKGKSLLRQESSELEALCNSRHHAAQKRILLLRDSSEPSDMGNLIESKMNHRENLHPQELPESESEGDDPHQSAERRKLLPPDFASSSVMGNKVKCEMKDHEELWDELCQYGLCIKQREMNIESLNLLLSDIERDMSNLQGSPYLDLHDLERTAGKKLVAEQIVCRGDSAAAVICRLFQSVTYKEKGIDFADKVLGVVALLGTVQTHDLSRIFAQYLGEHQMLAIVCKSYADAAYLEKHDPDGRVNNAYGLHELATKLGISINRQYHVLCVENIRPYAGDFSSDPQRYLSLPEPTLPNGKPPPGFLGYAVNMIELDVNFWFWRTASGHGLRETLFYRLFGELQVYENRQCMNMASCCIKAGAVSLDGGILRGNGVISLGHREPDVKFPVLPLDSQRYFSPRKVEVLKEIEAKKQELRETNYKLKAEQRTLGEVMKKFKETKERYQSLLDEKEKSLSGLTMQILNQ, from the exons ATGGATTCCAGAACGCCTCAGAGTAGGCCGAACAAGAGGCCTATTGATAAAGATTCCAGCCAGGGCAGATCAATAAAGAGGTTCTTTCCTGCAGAAGGTGATCAATTAAGTGCAGAAAAGGTTTTCAAATTTCGGGTTCTTTTGCCTAATGGCACCAGTGTGGACCTGAACCTCCGCCGACCTGGTGCTGAAATGACTCTGGAGGAGTTTGTTCATACGGTGAAGCGCGAGTACTTCAGTGTTGTGAGACAGACAGAGGCTTCTAAGCCAAGAAGCAGTATAAACTGGTCGAGTCaagattttcatttatttgatgCTAATGCCAACCCGATTAGCAAGAAACTGGTTTTGAACAACTTCAGGCGTAATAGTAAAAATCCCAACATTTTGCTTCTTCAA GATGGTTCGGCAGAAATAGGAAAATACGAG AACATGTGGGATCTAACACCAGATACAGATCTACTGAGGGAACTGCCTGAGCATTACACCTTCGAAACTGCCCTTGCAGACTTGATA GATAATTCCTTGCAGGCAGTGTGGTCTAACGGCAGAAATGAGAGGAGGTTAATTAG GGTGGAATTGGCAcaagataaaattgaaatttttgataCAGGCCCTGGGATGGACGGAAGTGATGAAAATTCCATAGCAAAGTG GGGAAAGATCGGGGCATCTTTGCATAGATTAGCGAGAGAACAGGGCATAGAAAGCAAACCTCCATATCTAGCG CCTCTCTTCGGTATGTATGGTTATGGAGGACCATTTGCAACTATGCACTTGGGAAG GCGTGCTTTAATTTCCTCCAAGACAAAGCGATCGAAGAAAGTTTATATGTTACATCTAGAAAGAGAATCTTTGCTCAGCTCTAGCTCAGGACAGACTTGGAGG GCAAATGGTGGTCTTAGAGACGCTGACAAAGATGAATTAGAGAAAGCTTCCCATGGAAGTTTCACAAAG TGTGATGAATTATCCAGGACAGGCAAAACCCAAATGCCTATTGAGTTTCAG GTTAATGGCATTGGTTTGGCAGAAATATTAGGTGGCGAGGTAGCTGTGACGAATGTAAACTCTTGTAATGGGCCTGATTTTACTTTGCAATTGCATTTGACCAAGGATGCTAGTCAAGCTACATCATCTTCAAACCCAG GATACACTGCACCTCGGGAAGCAAATGCACGCCTTAAATGTGTCTATTTTCCTATCactcag GGTAAAGAGAGCATAGACAAAATATTGGAGGAACTGAAACGGGATGGTTGTGGTAATACAGAAGACTTCAAGACATTCAGTCGGGTTTCTGTTCGACGACTGGGTCGACTGCTTCCAGATGCACGTTGG GTATTGCTTCCATTTATGGAGCCTAAGCATAAAAAGGGAGAGCACGGACAGATCTTGAAGAGATGCTGCTATCGTGTGAAATGCTTTATAG ATACTGATGCTGGTTTCAAGCCAACACCTTCCAAG ACGGATTTAGCTCATCAAAATCCGTATACCATTGCGTTAAAAAGTTTTGGGAAAAAGCACCTTGAGAAAGAGAAAG ATGTACATATTGAAATTAATAAAGATGGAAAAGAGCTGAATCTTGCAAAACTGGAGAAGCTATATGAAGACTGGATTATTAGTATGCATAAGAAATACGATGAGGAAATCGGTAGCGGCAATGATGAACCAACTTTTGTGGTTAATCCTTCCGATAAGCAAGAACTTGGCATCTCTTCTAAGG TTATAAGGGTTCACAAAGTTTTTCGGAGGAAAGGAGCAATTTGGAAATCTGGACAGAAGATAAAAATTCTCAAGGGAGCATATGTTGGTCACCATAAAACCAATTCCTATGCTACATTAGAGTTTGTTATCCTTGAAGGATGGGAGGGGGATGCAGGAG GTGAAGCTCGACTTATTTGCAG GCCAATCAGTATTCCGGATGAAAGTGGTTGCAGACTTGTTTTTTATAATGAAAATCCAAGCATAAAAATTGGCGGCTCTATCTCTTTGCCAGTTAATGTGATTGATTCTGGAAAG TGTGTAACCATTGATGACGCTGAGTGGGAAAACCAACTTCAGAAGCATAGTCTGAAAGTGCCATCCTCTATCAGTCTATTGAGTGCTAAAGATTGTCAAGAATTGGGAATCGGAGGG GCACTTCCTGATAATGTAGTTTGTGCTGGTTGTGATCCTCCAGAGGAAATAGTTGCAGTTGTTCGTCCTGCCTCTTTTAGTTGTGCTGTCAAATCCAAGAATCTGGACCGAAAGTACATAGTTCAAGATGAACTTGAAATGACAATGGATATAAAATTCAGAGCTGTACATGTGGATAGTGacaatattaatattttttctatGAAAGTAACGCCTTCAATATGGGAAGATTGCCGTGGCTTTTATATATTTCAACTAGGAAATAAGCGAccaaatttatttcaaaaagctGGTCtctatacgttcttattttgtGTT AAAGGGCGGAGAGGTTTAACTTTTGAGAAGAAAGTTAAAGTAAGAGCATTATCTAAGGCTGGAAGTTGGAGACCAAATGAACAACAGAAGCACTTAAATACTGAGAATGCAAGTGTTCGTACTCCATGCTCAAAAGGAAAGAGCTTGCTTCGCCAGGAATCCTCTGAATTAGAGGCTCTGTGTAATAGCCGCCATCATGCTGCACAAAAAAGAATTTTGCTTCTTCGAGACTCATCTGAACCTTCAGACATGGGAAACTTAATCGAATCCAAAATGAATCATCGTGAGAATCTTCATCCACAG GAACTCCCTGAATCGGAGTCCGAGGGAGATGATCCCCATCAATCTGCAGAGAGAAGGAAATTGCTCCCTCCAGACTTCGCTTCATCTTCAGTCATGGGAAACAAAGTCAAATGTGAAATGAAGGATCATGAG GAGCTTTGGGATGAGCTTTGCCAGTATGGTTTATGCATCAAACAACGGGAAATGAATATAGAATCACTCAATCTTCTGCTGTCAGATATTGAGCGAGACATGTCCAACTTGCAAG GCTCTCCGTATCTTGACCTCCATGATTTGGAGCGCACAGCTGGAAAAAAGTTAGTTGCAGAACAGATTGTTTGCAGGGGTGATTCTGCAGCTGCTGTTATCTGCAGATTATTCCAATCGGTGACTTATAAAGAGAAGGGAATTGATTTTGCAGACAAAGTTCTAGGTGTGGTTGCACTTCTAGGAACGGTTCAAACCCATGATCTTAGCAG GATATTTGCACAGTATCTTGGTGAACATCAAATGCTTGCTATAGTCTGCAAATCCTATGCAGATGCAGCATATCTTGAGAAGCATGACCCTGATGGACGAGTGAATAATGCCTACGGTCTTCATGAGCTTGCGACGAAACTTGGGATATCTATAAACAGACAATACCATGTCTTATGCGTTGAAAACATAAG GCCATATGCGGGGGATTTTTCTAGTGATCCTCAAAGATACCTTTCGTTGCCAGAACCTACCTTACCAAATGGAAAGCCTCCACCAGGGTTTTTGGGTTATGCCGTTAATATGATAGAACTTGACGTGAACTTCTGGTTTTGGAGGACTGCTTCAGGTCATGGTCTCCGGGAGACATTATTTTATCGCCTGTTTGGTGAACTGCAGGTCTATGAAAACAGGCAATGCATGAACATGGCAAGCTGTTGTATAAAAGCTGGTGCAGTGTCACTAGATGGTGGAATACTCCGAGGAAATGGAGTTATATCCCTTGGACACCG GGAACCGGATGTTAAGTTTCCGGTACTTCCACTAGATAGCCAGAGGTACTTTTCTCCACGAAAAGTGGAAGTTCTAAAGGAGATTGAAGCTAAGAAGCAAGAGCTAAGAGAGACAAATTATAAGCTCAAAGCAGAACAGAGAACACTCGGAGAAGTAATGAAGAAGTTTAAAGAAACGAAAGAAAGATACCAAAGTTTGTtggatgaaaaggaaaaatcattgaGCGGCCTTACCATGCAAATTCTAAACCAATGA
- the LOC113729930 gene encoding structural maintenance of chromosomes flexible hinge domain-containing protein GMI1-like isoform X3 translates to MDSRTPQSRPNKRPIDKDSSQGRSIKRFFPAEGDQLSAEKVFKFRVLLPNGTSVDLNLRRPGAEMTLEEFVHTVKREYFSVVRQTEASKPRSSINWSSQDFHLFDANANPISKKLVLNNFRRNSKNPNILLLQDGSAEIGKYENMWDLTPDTDLLRELPEHYTFETALADLIDNSLQAVWSNGRNERRLIRVELAQDKIEIFDTGPGMDGSDENSIAKWGKIGASLHRLAREQGIESKPPYLAPLFGMYGYGGPFATMHLGRRALISSKTKRSKKVYMLHLERESLLSSSSGQTWRANGGLRDADKDELEKASHGSFTKVEIFNTEQRSMKMKQLKCRLKDIYFPYIQCDELSRTGKTQMPIEFQVNGIGLAEILGGEVAVTNVNSCNGPDFTLQLHLTKDASQATSSSNPGYTAPREANARLKCVYFPITQGKESIDKILEELKRDGCGNTEDFKTFSRVSVRRLGRLLPDARWVLLPFMEPKHKKGEHGQILKRCCYRVKCFIDTDAGFKPTPSKTDLAHQNPYTIALKSFGKKHLEKEKDVHIEINKDGKELNLAKLEKLYEDWIISMHKKYDEEIGSGNDEPTFVVNPSDKQELGISSKVIRVHKVFRRKGAIWKSGQKIKILKGAYVGHHKTNSYATLEFVILEGWEGDAGGEARLICRPISIPDESGCRLVFYNENPSIKIGGSISLPVNVIDSGKCVTIDDAEWENQLQKHSLKVPSSISLLSAKDCQELGIGGALPDNVVCAGCDPPEEIVAVVRPASFSCAVKSKNLDRKYIVQDELEMTMDIKFRAVHVDSDNINIFSMKVTPSIWEDCRGFYIFQLGNKRPNLFQKAGLYTFLFCVKGRRGLTFEKKVKVRALSKAGSWRPNEQQKHLNTENASVRTPCSKGKSLLRQESSELEALCNSRHHAAQKRILLLRDSSEPSDMGNLIESKMNHRENLHPQELPESESEGDDPHQSAERRKLLPPDFASSSVMGNKVKCEMKDHEELWDELCQYGLCIKQREMNIESLNLLLSDIERDMSNLQGSPYLDLHDLERTAGKKLVAEQIVCRGDSAAAVICRLFQSVTYKEKGIDFADKVLGVVALLGTVQTHDLSRIFAQYLGEHQMLAIVCKSYADAAYLEKHDPDGRVNNAYGLHELATKLGISINRQYHVLCVENIRPYAGDFSSDPQRYLSLPEPTLPNGKPPPGFLGYAVNMIELDVNFWFWRTASGHGLRETLFYRLFGELQVYENRQCMNMASCCIKAGAVSLDGGILRGNGVISLGHRRCQFCMITVRNFPTILMSLGRRITCMLECFLLLSQGTGC, encoded by the exons ATGGATTCCAGAACGCCTCAGAGTAGGCCGAACAAGAGGCCTATTGATAAAGATTCCAGCCAGGGCAGATCAATAAAGAGGTTCTTTCCTGCAGAAGGTGATCAATTAAGTGCAGAAAAGGTTTTCAAATTTCGGGTTCTTTTGCCTAATGGCACCAGTGTGGACCTGAACCTCCGCCGACCTGGTGCTGAAATGACTCTGGAGGAGTTTGTTCATACGGTGAAGCGCGAGTACTTCAGTGTTGTGAGACAGACAGAGGCTTCTAAGCCAAGAAGCAGTATAAACTGGTCGAGTCaagattttcatttatttgatgCTAATGCCAACCCGATTAGCAAGAAACTGGTTTTGAACAACTTCAGGCGTAATAGTAAAAATCCCAACATTTTGCTTCTTCAA GATGGTTCGGCAGAAATAGGAAAATACGAG AACATGTGGGATCTAACACCAGATACAGATCTACTGAGGGAACTGCCTGAGCATTACACCTTCGAAACTGCCCTTGCAGACTTGATA GATAATTCCTTGCAGGCAGTGTGGTCTAACGGCAGAAATGAGAGGAGGTTAATTAG GGTGGAATTGGCAcaagataaaattgaaatttttgataCAGGCCCTGGGATGGACGGAAGTGATGAAAATTCCATAGCAAAGTG GGGAAAGATCGGGGCATCTTTGCATAGATTAGCGAGAGAACAGGGCATAGAAAGCAAACCTCCATATCTAGCG CCTCTCTTCGGTATGTATGGTTATGGAGGACCATTTGCAACTATGCACTTGGGAAG GCGTGCTTTAATTTCCTCCAAGACAAAGCGATCGAAGAAAGTTTATATGTTACATCTAGAAAGAGAATCTTTGCTCAGCTCTAGCTCAGGACAGACTTGGAGG GCAAATGGTGGTCTTAGAGACGCTGACAAAGATGAATTAGAGAAAGCTTCCCATGGAAGTTTCACAAAG GTTGAGATCTTCAATACTGAACAGAGAAGTATGAAGATGAAACAACTTAAGTGCCGACTGAAGGATATCTATTTCCCGTACATTCAG TGTGATGAATTATCCAGGACAGGCAAAACCCAAATGCCTATTGAGTTTCAG GTTAATGGCATTGGTTTGGCAGAAATATTAGGTGGCGAGGTAGCTGTGACGAATGTAAACTCTTGTAATGGGCCTGATTTTACTTTGCAATTGCATTTGACCAAGGATGCTAGTCAAGCTACATCATCTTCAAACCCAG GATACACTGCACCTCGGGAAGCAAATGCACGCCTTAAATGTGTCTATTTTCCTATCactcag GGTAAAGAGAGCATAGACAAAATATTGGAGGAACTGAAACGGGATGGTTGTGGTAATACAGAAGACTTCAAGACATTCAGTCGGGTTTCTGTTCGACGACTGGGTCGACTGCTTCCAGATGCACGTTGG GTATTGCTTCCATTTATGGAGCCTAAGCATAAAAAGGGAGAGCACGGACAGATCTTGAAGAGATGCTGCTATCGTGTGAAATGCTTTATAG ATACTGATGCTGGTTTCAAGCCAACACCTTCCAAG ACGGATTTAGCTCATCAAAATCCGTATACCATTGCGTTAAAAAGTTTTGGGAAAAAGCACCTTGAGAAAGAGAAAG ATGTACATATTGAAATTAATAAAGATGGAAAAGAGCTGAATCTTGCAAAACTGGAGAAGCTATATGAAGACTGGATTATTAGTATGCATAAGAAATACGATGAGGAAATCGGTAGCGGCAATGATGAACCAACTTTTGTGGTTAATCCTTCCGATAAGCAAGAACTTGGCATCTCTTCTAAGG TTATAAGGGTTCACAAAGTTTTTCGGAGGAAAGGAGCAATTTGGAAATCTGGACAGAAGATAAAAATTCTCAAGGGAGCATATGTTGGTCACCATAAAACCAATTCCTATGCTACATTAGAGTTTGTTATCCTTGAAGGATGGGAGGGGGATGCAGGAG GTGAAGCTCGACTTATTTGCAG GCCAATCAGTATTCCGGATGAAAGTGGTTGCAGACTTGTTTTTTATAATGAAAATCCAAGCATAAAAATTGGCGGCTCTATCTCTTTGCCAGTTAATGTGATTGATTCTGGAAAG TGTGTAACCATTGATGACGCTGAGTGGGAAAACCAACTTCAGAAGCATAGTCTGAAAGTGCCATCCTCTATCAGTCTATTGAGTGCTAAAGATTGTCAAGAATTGGGAATCGGAGGG GCACTTCCTGATAATGTAGTTTGTGCTGGTTGTGATCCTCCAGAGGAAATAGTTGCAGTTGTTCGTCCTGCCTCTTTTAGTTGTGCTGTCAAATCCAAGAATCTGGACCGAAAGTACATAGTTCAAGATGAACTTGAAATGACAATGGATATAAAATTCAGAGCTGTACATGTGGATAGTGacaatattaatattttttctatGAAAGTAACGCCTTCAATATGGGAAGATTGCCGTGGCTTTTATATATTTCAACTAGGAAATAAGCGAccaaatttatttcaaaaagctGGTCtctatacgttcttattttgtGTT AAAGGGCGGAGAGGTTTAACTTTTGAGAAGAAAGTTAAAGTAAGAGCATTATCTAAGGCTGGAAGTTGGAGACCAAATGAACAACAGAAGCACTTAAATACTGAGAATGCAAGTGTTCGTACTCCATGCTCAAAAGGAAAGAGCTTGCTTCGCCAGGAATCCTCTGAATTAGAGGCTCTGTGTAATAGCCGCCATCATGCTGCACAAAAAAGAATTTTGCTTCTTCGAGACTCATCTGAACCTTCAGACATGGGAAACTTAATCGAATCCAAAATGAATCATCGTGAGAATCTTCATCCACAG GAACTCCCTGAATCGGAGTCCGAGGGAGATGATCCCCATCAATCTGCAGAGAGAAGGAAATTGCTCCCTCCAGACTTCGCTTCATCTTCAGTCATGGGAAACAAAGTCAAATGTGAAATGAAGGATCATGAG GAGCTTTGGGATGAGCTTTGCCAGTATGGTTTATGCATCAAACAACGGGAAATGAATATAGAATCACTCAATCTTCTGCTGTCAGATATTGAGCGAGACATGTCCAACTTGCAAG GCTCTCCGTATCTTGACCTCCATGATTTGGAGCGCACAGCTGGAAAAAAGTTAGTTGCAGAACAGATTGTTTGCAGGGGTGATTCTGCAGCTGCTGTTATCTGCAGATTATTCCAATCGGTGACTTATAAAGAGAAGGGAATTGATTTTGCAGACAAAGTTCTAGGTGTGGTTGCACTTCTAGGAACGGTTCAAACCCATGATCTTAGCAG GATATTTGCACAGTATCTTGGTGAACATCAAATGCTTGCTATAGTCTGCAAATCCTATGCAGATGCAGCATATCTTGAGAAGCATGACCCTGATGGACGAGTGAATAATGCCTACGGTCTTCATGAGCTTGCGACGAAACTTGGGATATCTATAAACAGACAATACCATGTCTTATGCGTTGAAAACATAAG GCCATATGCGGGGGATTTTTCTAGTGATCCTCAAAGATACCTTTCGTTGCCAGAACCTACCTTACCAAATGGAAAGCCTCCACCAGGGTTTTTGGGTTATGCCGTTAATATGATAGAACTTGACGTGAACTTCTGGTTTTGGAGGACTGCTTCAGGTCATGGTCTCCGGGAGACATTATTTTATCGCCTGTTTGGTGAACTGCAGGTCTATGAAAACAGGCAATGCATGAACATGGCAAGCTGTTGTATAAAAGCTGGTGCAGTGTCACTAGATGGTGGAATACTCCGAGGAAATGGAGTTATATCCCTTGGACACCG CAGGTGTCAGTTTTGTATGATTACTGTCAGAAATTTTCCTACAATTTTAATGAGTCTTGGAAGAAGAATAACATGCATGCTTGAATGTTTTCTTTTACTCTCCCAGGGAACCGGATGTTAA